Proteins encoded by one window of Streptomyces uncialis:
- a CDS encoding undecaprenyl-diphosphate phosphatase has product MSWFEAFVLGLVQGLTEFLPISSSAHLRLTAAFAGWEDPGAAFTAITQIGTETAVLIYFREDITRIVRAWFRSLTDKSMRGDHDAQMGWLVIIGSLPIGVLGVTLKDQIEGPFRDLRLIATTLIVMGVILGVADRLAARDESGGKHRAARPRKTLRELGVRDGLIFGFCQALALIPGVSRSGATISGGLLMGYTRESAARYSFLLAIPAVLASGAYELKDAGEGHVSWGPLVFATLIAFFVGYAVIAWFMRFITTQSFMPFVYYRIALGIVLFILVGAGVLSPHAGESGH; this is encoded by the coding sequence ATGTCTTGGTTCGAAGCCTTCGTCCTCGGACTCGTCCAGGGGCTGACCGAGTTCCTCCCCATCTCCTCCAGCGCGCATCTGCGGCTGACCGCCGCGTTCGCCGGCTGGGAGGACCCGGGGGCCGCGTTCACCGCGATCACCCAGATCGGTACGGAGACCGCGGTGCTGATCTACTTCCGGGAGGACATCACCCGGATCGTACGGGCGTGGTTCAGGTCGCTGACGGACAAGTCGATGCGCGGCGACCATGATGCCCAGATGGGCTGGCTGGTCATCATCGGCTCGCTGCCCATCGGGGTGCTGGGGGTCACCCTCAAGGACCAGATCGAGGGGCCGTTCCGCGATCTGCGGCTGATCGCGACCACCCTGATCGTCATGGGTGTGATCCTCGGTGTCGCGGACCGGCTGGCGGCACGGGACGAGAGCGGCGGCAAACACCGGGCGGCCCGGCCCCGCAAGACGCTCCGGGAACTCGGCGTCAGGGACGGTCTGATCTTCGGCTTCTGCCAGGCCCTGGCACTGATCCCCGGGGTGTCCCGGTCCGGCGCGACGATCAGCGGCGGACTGCTGATGGGCTACACCCGTGAGTCGGCGGCGCGTTACTCGTTCCTGCTGGCCATCCCGGCGGTCCTCGCCTCGGGGGCCTACGAGCTGAAGGACGCGGGCGAGGGTCATGTGTCCTGGGGGCCACTGGTGTTCGCGACCCTTATCGCCTTCTTTGTCGGATATGCGGTCATCGCGTGGTTCATGCGTTTCATCACTACCCAGAGCTTCATGCCGTTCGTCTACTACCGGATCGCCCTGGGCATCGTGCTGTTCATCCTGGTGGGAGCCGGTGTGCTCAGCCCGCACGCGGGCGAGTCGGGGCACTGA
- a CDS encoding HEAT repeat domain-containing protein, with amino-acid sequence MLIGEVARRSGVSARMLRHYDSLGLVRPTGRSGAGYREYSGEDIRRIFHVESLRSLGLSLREVGQALDDPGFAPSALVDDLVHRTRDRIARETELLTRLRRIGAAEPGGWQDVLQVVALLQALGSESPGTRQRAALSSSDEVPVPVEALVEAVLTESDPNVAGALRWALARSDGGGALLAEGLGSPVAEVRLRAVRSLTEIPDDEATALLRDALAHPDMAVRGYAALALGARGATDAVPTLIAMVAEGTNDVEAADALGALASRPGSADRIAAGLVDRLAHEGAGPSTRRRLAQALANIPGATASRALVELSHDEDRAVSLTAAYVLRKRDA; translated from the coding sequence GTGCTGATCGGTGAGGTGGCCCGGCGGTCAGGGGTCAGCGCCCGCATGCTCAGGCACTACGACTCGCTCGGGCTGGTGCGGCCGACGGGTCGTAGCGGCGCCGGGTACCGCGAGTACTCCGGCGAGGACATCCGGCGGATCTTCCACGTCGAGAGCCTGCGGTCCCTGGGGCTGTCGCTGCGCGAGGTCGGGCAGGCGCTCGACGATCCCGGCTTCGCGCCCTCCGCGCTCGTGGACGATCTCGTCCACCGGACCCGGGACCGTATCGCCCGTGAGACGGAACTGCTGACCCGGCTGCGCCGGATCGGGGCCGCGGAGCCCGGTGGCTGGCAGGACGTCCTCCAGGTCGTCGCGCTTCTCCAGGCGCTGGGTTCGGAGAGCCCCGGCACCCGTCAGAGGGCGGCCCTGTCCTCCTCCGACGAGGTCCCGGTGCCGGTGGAGGCACTGGTCGAGGCGGTGCTGACCGAGTCGGACCCGAACGTCGCCGGAGCCCTCCGATGGGCTCTGGCACGATCGGACGGCGGCGGGGCGCTGCTGGCGGAGGGCCTCGGCTCACCGGTGGCCGAGGTGCGGCTGCGTGCCGTCCGGTCCCTCACCGAGATCCCGGACGACGAGGCGACCGCGCTGCTGCGGGACGCCCTCGCCCATCCCGACATGGCGGTCCGCGGATACGCGGCTCTGGCACTCGGGGCCCGGGGGGCGACCGACGCGGTCCCGACGCTCATCGCCATGGTCGCCGAGGGGACCAACGACGTCGAGGCGGCCGACGCGCTGGGCGCGCTGGCGAGCCGTCCCGGGTCGGCGGACCGGATCGCCGCCGGGCTCGTCGACCGCCTCGCGCACGAGGGCGCCGGACCGTCCACGCGTCGGCGGCTGGCGCAGGCGCTCGCGAACATCCCGGGAGCCACGGCGTCCCGTGCCCTGGTGGAACTGTCGCACGACGAG
- a CDS encoding alpha/beta hydrolase, translating into MRQVSRALTAALAVLALAAGTPPGQAHAQPPAESIPGAPPGASAERLPEGWRFQGGELVWSSPEPVGTGGARVEFRSGGRTLGVPMPSPDHRTFRLRLDGVRTGPVSELQAVAGSRRLDAAGADRPSAQRRSPAPAKPPAPFPANAVDPGTAGKYRTTSGEYELKAVRLPGYAEPVEMRATVVGPTDAPGKRPLALFLHGRTATCYKPGESSAAFGWPCKPGHQEVPSYRGHLHDQRRLASQGYVTVSVSANGVNAQDYRAADLGAQARSSLVRQHLARWAEWGANPAEAPAAVRATKPADLSKVLLVGHSRGGEGVNRAALDSVSPPPPAEDGYQGPVNWRIRGTVLIGPTNFGQNPTPDVPSMTVLPGCDGDVSDLQGQLYVDGTRGIGRGTALHSAVYMVGANHNYFNTEWAPGRSEVPAFDDVWDDTDPVCSTGAPTRLSAERQQAAGTTYIAAAARLFLAGDDRVRPLLDGSGRSAPSAGPVQVLTHAVGGNRTPAITPDAPLPVTNGRVCRQITTDTAQACLTGSGSGGSPHFASWSVFGDEPGRGAVTARWTRPGTPVRLTPERAFSLAGSESLALRVIVPPNTRGTRLDVALTDTSGRRVRLGQVTVNGVPGAGLTPGHWAREVRVPLKAAVGAGIDLKRTRSLELTPRGGSGEFWLMDAWGWRPGTPAVAPVPLPRVDIGRLTVKEGDSGSLTYRVPVRVTGKGTGVIKLAVLDPRTGGSTIRTVTVKAADSPETSITVAGNPRYALDVNHEIAAKAVHGAVVGSASGGLLVENDDPMPTVTVTPVAGSVTEGQKLTWRVELSQPADTVIDSRFDLLPVDEGTELSTTDVDTEWLSGLGLTADPERPLSTDSPSLWLGLPAGVTSTEVSVPTIADTPAEPEESLRMRMSCLKGYEWLEGPHLTGKVTDAPLR; encoded by the coding sequence GTGAGACAGGTCTCACGCGCGCTGACAGCCGCCTTGGCGGTCCTGGCGCTCGCGGCGGGTACGCCGCCGGGGCAGGCGCACGCGCAGCCGCCCGCCGAGTCCATACCCGGCGCTCCTCCGGGAGCCTCCGCCGAGCGGCTGCCGGAAGGGTGGCGATTCCAGGGCGGGGAACTGGTCTGGAGCTCGCCGGAACCGGTGGGCACGGGCGGTGCCCGGGTCGAGTTCCGGTCGGGTGGGCGGACCCTCGGTGTCCCGATGCCCTCCCCCGACCACCGCACCTTCCGGCTCCGCCTCGACGGGGTGCGGACCGGACCGGTGAGCGAACTCCAGGCGGTCGCCGGTTCACGGCGGCTGGACGCCGCGGGCGCCGACCGGCCGTCCGCGCAACGGCGTTCGCCCGCCCCGGCGAAGCCCCCGGCGCCGTTCCCCGCGAACGCGGTCGACCCCGGTACCGCGGGGAAGTACCGCACCACCAGCGGTGAGTACGAGCTGAAGGCCGTGCGGCTGCCGGGCTACGCCGAGCCGGTGGAGATGCGTGCCACGGTCGTCGGTCCGACGGACGCGCCGGGCAAGCGACCGCTCGCACTCTTCCTCCACGGCCGCACCGCCACCTGCTACAAGCCGGGCGAGAGCAGCGCCGCCTTCGGCTGGCCGTGCAAGCCGGGTCACCAGGAGGTCCCGAGCTACCGCGGCCATCTGCACGACCAGCGGCGGCTGGCGTCCCAGGGGTATGTGACGGTCTCCGTCTCCGCGAACGGCGTCAACGCGCAGGACTACCGCGCGGCCGACCTCGGGGCGCAGGCCCGCTCCTCCCTGGTGCGTCAGCATCTCGCCCGCTGGGCGGAGTGGGGCGCGAACCCCGCCGAGGCCCCCGCGGCCGTACGCGCGACGAAGCCCGCCGACCTCTCCAAGGTCCTGCTCGTCGGCCACTCCCGGGGCGGCGAGGGCGTCAACCGGGCGGCCCTCGACAGCGTCTCCCCGCCGCCGCCCGCCGAGGACGGCTACCAGGGGCCGGTGAACTGGCGCATCCGCGGCACCGTACTGATCGGCCCCACCAACTTCGGCCAGAACCCCACGCCGGACGTGCCCTCCATGACCGTCCTGCCGGGCTGCGACGGTGATGTGAGCGATCTCCAGGGACAGCTCTACGTCGACGGCACCCGGGGTATCGGCCGGGGTACGGCACTGCACAGCGCGGTGTACATGGTCGGCGCCAACCACAACTACTTCAACACGGAGTGGGCGCCCGGCCGGTCCGAGGTCCCGGCCTTCGACGATGTCTGGGACGACACCGATCCGGTCTGCTCGACGGGGGCCCCGACCCGGCTGAGCGCCGAACGGCAGCAGGCCGCGGGCACCACGTACATCGCCGCCGCGGCGCGGCTCTTCCTCGCGGGCGACGACCGGGTCCGCCCGCTGCTCGACGGCTCCGGCCGGAGCGCGCCCTCGGCCGGACCCGTCCAGGTGCTGACCCACGCGGTCGGCGGGAACCGCACCCCGGCGATCACGCCCGACGCCCCGCTCCCGGTGACGAACGGGCGGGTGTGCCGGCAGATCACGACGGACACCGCCCAAGCCTGTTTGACGGGTTCCGGGTCCGGCGGGTCGCCGCATTTCGCGTCCTGGTCGGTCTTCGGTGACGAACCGGGCCGAGGCGCGGTCACGGCCCGCTGGACCCGGCCGGGCACCCCGGTCCGGCTGACACCGGAGCGCGCCTTCTCACTGGCGGGCTCCGAGTCTCTCGCCCTGCGGGTGATCGTGCCGCCGAACACCCGGGGCACCCGGCTCGACGTCGCCCTCACCGACACCTCCGGCCGGCGGGTGAGGCTCGGTCAGGTCACCGTCAACGGCGTTCCCGGCGCCGGTCTGACACCCGGACACTGGGCGCGAGAGGTCCGGGTGCCGCTGAAGGCGGCCGTAGGCGCCGGGATCGACCTCAAGCGGACACGGTCGCTGGAGCTCACCCCGCGCGGCGGCTCCGGCGAGTTCTGGCTGATGGACGCCTGGGGCTGGCGTCCCGGCACCCCGGCGGTGGCCCCCGTCCCCCTTCCGCGTGTCGACATCGGCCGGCTGACGGTCAAGGAGGGCGACTCCGGCAGCCTCACCTACCGTGTGCCCGTCCGGGTCACCGGGAAGGGCACCGGCGTGATCAAGCTCGCCGTTCTCGATCCGAGGACCGGCGGGTCCACGATCCGCACCGTGACGGTGAAGGCCGCCGACTCCCCGGAGACATCGATCACGGTGGCGGGCAACCCCCGCTACGCCCTCGACGTCAACCATGAGATCGCGGCCAAGGCCGTACACGGCGCGGTGGTCGGCAGCGCCTCCGGGGGACTGCTCGTCGAGAACGACGATCCGATGCCCACGGTCACTGTGACCCCGGTCGCCGGCTCGGTCACCGAGGGACAGAAGCTCACCTGGAGGGTGGAGCTGTCCCAGCCCGCCGACACGGTCATCGACAGCCGGTTCGACCTCCTGCCGGTGGACGAGGGTACGGAACTGTCCACGACGGACGTCGACACGGAATGGCTCTCCGGCCTCGGCCTGACCGCCGACCCGGAACGGCCCCTGTCCACGGACAGCCCCTCCCTCTGGCTCGGCCTCCCGGCGGGCGTGACGAGCACCGAGGTGTCCGTACCCACGATCGCCGACACACCGGCCGAACCGGAGGAGTCGCTGCGGATGCGGATGTCCTGTCTGAAGGGGTACGAGTGGCTGGAGGGCCCGCACCTCACGGGCAAGGTCACGGACGCGCCCCTGCGCTGA
- a CDS encoding HEAT repeat domain-containing protein: MTVPQQDAETIRVLRGLEDSRPSVRLRVTLAVGTSPDPRFVGTLVARCAVEPDFQVREALTWALTRHPASTTVPALLEEVRSERAQARSQALHTLSKIGDRSAWPAITPALLSDADDEVARSAWRAAVALVPEGEEAGLATALTARLGRGGRDMRLSLSRALTALGEVIVPLLRAAATAPDPGVRAHAVATERLLRDPDAGFESAVEEAKRVVALGAAGQEG; the protein is encoded by the coding sequence ATGACCGTGCCGCAACAGGACGCGGAGACGATCCGAGTTCTTCGGGGACTGGAGGACAGCCGCCCGTCGGTGCGGCTGAGGGTGACGCTGGCGGTCGGTACGAGCCCTGACCCGCGGTTCGTCGGCACGCTCGTCGCACGGTGCGCGGTCGAACCCGATTTCCAGGTACGCGAGGCACTGACGTGGGCACTCACCCGCCATCCCGCGTCCACGACGGTCCCGGCGCTGCTCGAAGAGGTCCGTTCGGAGCGCGCGCAGGCACGGAGCCAGGCGCTGCACACGCTGTCCAAGATCGGGGACCGGTCGGCGTGGCCGGCGATCACACCGGCGCTGCTGTCCGACGCCGACGACGAGGTGGCCCGGAGCGCCTGGCGGGCGGCGGTCGCGCTCGTACCCGAGGGCGAGGAAGCGGGGCTCGCGACGGCGCTGACGGCGCGGCTCGGGCGCGGCGGACGTGACATGCGGCTGAGCCTCAGCCGGGCGCTGACCGCGCTCGGTGAGGTGATCGTGCCGCTCCTGCGCGCCGCGGCGACGGCTCCCGACCCCGGGGTGCGCGCGCACGCGGTCGCCACGGAACGGCTGTTGCGCGATCCGGACGCCGGGTTCGAGTCCGCGGTCGAAGAGGCGAAGCGCGTCGTGGCCCTGGGCGCGGCCGGTCAGGAAGGCTGA